Below is a window of Methanosarcinales archaeon DNA.
AACTTTATTGTCTTCTTTTTCTATTTGATCGAGTTTCTTTACATACTCAGGATTGGGATTGCTGTGAAGGTCTTTGTCAATTTCGTTAACAGTAACCTCTATCCTGGCCATTTTTTCTTATGATTAAGTGATCAATCTTCTTTTCATCAGGTTCACTGAAAGTAGAAATAAAATCGCAGTTGTGACAATGATCCAGATGAGATTTAAGAGTAAAATCCCATTGACGGCTCCAAGCGTCAGTGAGCGGACAATAATTACTACATGGGTCAGGGGCAGTACAGCCAGGGCAAAATACTGGACTGGCACGGGCAGAAGCGAAAGTGGAAAGAAGGTGCCTGTGAACAGGAACATAGGGGTTATAAACAGGAATGCAGGATAGTTCAGGGCCATTATGTTGGGTGAGACGGCAGTAAAGCACATGGCAATAGTGGCGAACAAAAAACCTGCCAAAAAGGCGAACGGGATAATAAGTAAGGATTCTGGCAGTTCGATAAGTCCGAAAGCCCACAACACTGGCAGCATTATGGTTGCATTGATCAGACTCCTGGAAGCACCCCACAATAACTCCCCGGTTATCACTTCCTCTATGCTCAAAGGTGTTGCAATAATGGCATCAAAGGTCTTCTGGTAGTACATCCGGACATAGGAAGAGAAGGTGCATTCGAAAAAGGAGGAGTACATGATAGAAATTGCAATAAGGGCAGGAGCGATGAAACGGGCATAGGACATACCTTCGATCTCATCTATAAAAGTACCCAGCCCGAACCCGAGGGCAAACAGATACAGCAGCGGTTCAATAAAAGGCGGCAAGAAATTCACTTTGTATGTCTTCATGAACACATCCCAGTTTCGACGCCATACCGTCGTTACCCTGCTGCTAAGTTTGGGTAAACTGAAATAGGACATTTTTTTCACTCCCTGAGTTTTTTTCCTGTGAGTTTCAGGAACACATCTTCAAGTGTAGCAGAACGGGCGGTTATTTTCCCGAGCTGGCATTCTTTGAACAGGTGTGATGTAATTTCTTGAGGTTCGCTGGTATATACCTGTATGATATCCCCCATCACCTCGTATTTAGCGCCTTTTTTATCAAGACACGCACATACGTTCGGATTATTCTCTGTTTCCACAATGTCAGTTCCGATTTGTTCCATCACTATCTCATCAGGCGACCCTTCCAGCAGTATCCTGCCGTAATCCATGATCACCAGCCTGTCGCACAGCTGGGCTGCCTCCTCCAGATAATGAGTAGTAAGTACAATGGTAACCTTTTTCGACTGCATACTCCGCAGTTTATCCCAGATGAGGTGTCTTGCCTGCGGGTCAAGACCGACCGTGGGTTCATCCAGTATTATTATACGGGGACTGTTGATGAGTGCCCTGGCAAGGATCAACCGGCGCTTCATGCCTCCCGACAGTTCCTCGATCATTATATCCCTTTTTTCTTGCAGTTGCATAAAATCAAGCAGATTATCTGTCATCTGCCGGGCTTGAGGGCGGGGGATGTCAAAATAGCGCGAATACACCAGCATGTTCTCATAAACATTAAAATCCGGGTCCAGATTGTTTTCCTGCGGCACCACTCCCAGCACCTGTTTAATCTCCCTCTGGTGGGTGTTCACATCCATACCCAGCACTTCCAGTTTTCCACCAGTCTTGGGCGAGACGCACTGTATCATCCTCATGGCAGTGGTCTTGCC
It encodes the following:
- a CDS encoding ABC transporter permease — protein: MSYFSLPKLSSRVTTVWRRNWDVFMKTYKVNFLPPFIEPLLYLFALGFGLGTFIDEIEGMSYARFIAPALIAISIMYSSFFECTFSSYVRMYYQKTFDAIIATPLSIEEVITGELLWGASRSLINATIMLPVLWAFGLIELPESLLIIPFAFLAGFLFATIAMCFTAVSPNIMALNYPAFLFITPMFLFTGTFFPLSLLPVPVQYFALAVLPLTHVVIIVRSLTLGAVNGILLLNLIWIIVTTAILFLLSVNLMKRRLIT
- a CDS encoding ATP-binding cassette domain-containing protein — protein: MIEEGEMFGFLGPNGAGKTTAMRMIQCVSPKTGGKLEVLGMDVNTHQREIKQVLGVVPQENNLDPDFNVYENMLVYSRYFDIPRPQARQMTDNLLDFMQLQEKRDIMIEELSGGMKRRLILARALINSPRIIILDEPTVGLDPQARHLIWDKLRSMQSKKVTIVLTTHYLEEAAQLCDRLVIMDYGRILLEGSPDEIVMEQIGTDIVETENNPNVCACLDKKGAKYEVMGDIIQVYTSEPQEITSHLFKECQLGKITARSATLEDVFLKLTGKKLRE